From Vicia villosa cultivar HV-30 ecotype Madison, WI unplaced genomic scaffold, Vvil1.0 ctg.002361F_1_1, whole genome shotgun sequence, the proteins below share one genomic window:
- the LOC131638655 gene encoding uncharacterized protein LOC131638655, which yields MKGREIKNKFVCTHCNRSGHDEAGCFQLIGYPEWWGERPRNDEKAVGRGRGQNRAGGTASNSGRAQRGPVRAHAVQNMGSSGGDIENPIMTGLSKEQWKTLVEMLNTSKVTSNESMTGPHFEDADWSG from the exons ATGAAAGGGCGCGAGATCAAGAACAAATTTGTGTGTACGCACTGCAACAGATCGGGTCATGATGAAGCAGGTTGCTTCCAGCTAATCGGATACCCAGAATGGTGGGGGGAACGTCCCAGAAATGATGAAAAAGCAGTAGGGCGAGGAAGAGGCCAGAATCGCGCTGGAGGTACTGCATCTAACAGTGGACGTGCTCAAAGAGGACCGGTGCGTGCGCATGCTGTCCAGAACATGGGATCTAGTGGTGGAGATATAGAGAACCCTATCATGACAGGATTGAGCAAAGAGCAGTGGAAAACTCTAGTAGAAATGTTGAACACCTCAAAAGTTACTTCAAATGAGAGCATGACCG GACCGCACTTCGAAGATGCTGATTGGAGCGGGTGA